The genomic region CTTGACCCGCAATACGTTGAGCAGCTCAAGAGCGGtgccttcaaaaagcagaggatgcgCCCAGTGCAGATCCACCCAGCCTCCACTGCGAAAGCCCAGCAAGAAGCACAGCGTGGTGCCTCCCTGGCTGCTTCAGCTTGTGCCTCCAATAAAGTCCTCTCTGTCAACCTggagtcacagctgctgctgaaagagtttGAAGAAGGTAATGGCAACCAGAACTGGAATCCAGTGGATGGCAAAAGAGGGCTCAAGCGCAAGCAGCCCTTGCccaagcaaacagccaaagcgTGTCGGCTTTCCAATTCCGCCTTgctgagccaggaggagcagaccCAGCTGGGATCCCTGAAAGGGGACTCTGACCCCAGCCTGAACAGAGAGGTCTCCACTTTTGGGGATCTGGAGCTCTTATCTCCAGTCAGCCTCAAAACGCTCAACCTGGAGTTGATGGCACAAGGGCACCACTTTGAATGTCCCCAGGGGCCGGAGCAGGTCCTCACTGAGTCCTCCCAGAACAGCCTGAGCCTGGACGAAAGCTTCGTGgccacttctttcctgcagcatctctgtgatgaAGGGACAAGCGATCTCTCAAATTCTGCCAATGCGGAGCAGTTGTTTGAAGTCAACGATGCCTCTGTAATAGCGGATGTCAGCAACTGGATCAATCTGGATTCCCTCTTGTAAGAGGCCAGTCACCGATCAAAGCCCACGTGTGCTTTAGCAGGATGCTCCCCCCACGCTACTGGGACTTCCAAGAACTGGATTCTTCACCTCTCCTTCGCTGTAGGTTATTAGAGATAGAGTAGGCATCAGGTAGGAGTGAGCAGAAGCTGTAGTGTCAGTGGTTTGCCTTAGACTTGTTGAGAAGTCAAAGATTgtagagaatttctgtttagtaaCAACAGCATTTAGGACCTTTAACGTTAGCCGCAATATTTATTGAGAGAGGTTGTAGCttatgaattaataaagaagcctttaaaaaatcccattatccttgttgcaatttgtactcaaatttggggagggggtgggagtgtggaggtgggagaatcatagaatcatagaaccacagaatcgtagaatactttgggttaaagggaccttagagatcatctagttccaactcccctgccatgggcagggacacctcccacaagatcaggctgcccagggccctgtccaacctggccttgagcacctgcagggatgatgcagccacaacttccctggaaaagttCTGCATTCCTTCCCCAGTAATGCACGAGGCAAGCTGAGAATTGAATATCTTCAGGTCACgcaaggggcagagcagggccttGGGCTGTTGCTTTGTCCAGGTGCCACCGCCTGAAGTCCCCTGGGATGCCACCACATTGGTGGGGATAGTGTCCGGTGGGCACAGGGCtacaggctctggagtgtggtgTGGATGTATTTGTCTGTACTGATAAGGCctctctttatttgctgttctcattATATTTCCCTCTGTTGGGGCCTCCATACGGTGCCAAAGGGCTGCAGagatttgtgtgtgatttcaccttttaatgggatgttatttacaattaaaaagaataaataagaacaagccttttgcctccttgttctcctccagcccctccttaccctgtcagaccctctctcctggaggtgggggtcaccccaccagcccagccctgcctgtacaCCCGGCCCGGATACACAGATGCCCTCACGCCGCtccgcagcagcacagtgattcCTCATGGGAAAACTGATGCACAAACAGCCAGCTGCGTGACAACGGCTACACGCTCTCTGTGGCACAAGGGTGGCTCTGTCCCgaggcctgggagctgctcccagcccctggagcatccttccctgtccctgcgcgGAGCTCCTGGGCGTGACATGGTGTAAGCACTCGACACTGTCCTTCTGCTCATGCCATGTTCCTACCcctgtattcacagaatcactaggtatggaaagacctccaggctcatctagtccaatcattcctatcaaccactaaaccgtgcccctcagcacctcatccacctgccatttacatgactcaatcccctcactgggcagcctctgccagtgcccaatgaccctttctgtgaaaaatcagttgtagagagcaacaaggtctcccctcagcctcctcttctctatccctccacatgccctgtgaaacacAAGTGGCTTTGGAGACCTGGTGGGCACAGGagtgtgagcagagctgcacagaagctgcagaaacaaccaaatccttgcaaaatcaactaagctgagaagcagtcaggctctgccagggctgtgaaGAAGATCACctcatgctcagctgctggggcaggcgcggtgggggcagtgggtcaagaggcagcaggtttgggaagCTCCGAGGTGTTTTAACACAGGGTGCGCAGCACAAAGTGCgatcagcataaaagcccaaactctccaatactctgtgaaatcaagttttactcattacaacaataaatgtaataaatgattCGTAGGGATTAACAGcgttaacagtaacagctttccaggcaaCTGTCACGGTCCACTCGTGGACGCGTGATGGTTCGTTTCATTTATGGTTTCAGAgcgcaaataattcaaagagtcaagggagtcaaaCTTCAATCTAACCTGGCACTTTATTACTTATGCCCGTAAAGCGACGtacgatagaaagagacagagaacaaggaaagagatggggagaagagggaaggaaaaggggttcatgGCTACCACCACGGGTCCCCAGATGTCCGGCGTCTCTGGGAGACAAGGTCCAGAAGGCgttctgctgttttggtctttgatggaggtgatcccagAGTGGGGGGGTCTTCTTCTGTCTCGGTCTTCTGTTCCCccctaattcagctgctccagagctgtcttttatgccagTCAATACATGCCTTGCGCATTCAACTCTGGCTTTGCAGcctaaaaatgtagatttataCTCTTAAAATTGGCTTTCATGTCCTATAGGCTTTGGATCCTAATAAAAAGACTTCGGGCTATATCAATGCGAGTTTTGGCTCTCCACATTTGAGTCTGTAAACTAAAGACTTTGCaccctaaaaataaagcttcataCCCTAAAATGAGGATTACAACTCTAAAATATAAGCTTAGTACCCCAACAAAGAAGGGTTGACACACTACAGATGAGGCCTTGTATTCTAAAAATTAGGATCTGGATTTGAAACTGATTCTTTGAGCCTTAAAAATGTTGGACCCAAAATATGTTTGGATGATACAATAAGGctttcaacaataaaaaaatgaggtttAGATGACGAGTCTGAACAATTACATTGCGGCTTTGTACCCTAGAATTCATGCTTTGGACTCTAACTATtacttttgaaactgaaaatggtACTTTGGACCCTACAGTGATAACTCAAACTCTACAACTGCAAGTCTTAGGAAGAAAGTGGCTTTGGCCCTAAAAATGGGAGTGTAGACCTGCAAGATGAAGCTTTGGGCCTTAAAATAAGATGATGGGTCCTAAAATTAAGACTTGGAGCTGCAAAAGATAGGCTTGGACCCCGTCAATGAGAATTTAGACCCTAAATCTAAAACTTTTGAGTTCTTTAATCTTAGGTTTGGATACCGAAATGAGGATTTAGAATCTGAAATGACCTTTTGTGTCTCAAACTAATATTTGGATGCTAAAAATGAGACTTTGTGATCTAAAACTGAGGTTTTGACCCTGAAAACTAAGCATCAGGCCTAGTTTAATGTATTTGACCTAAAATGAAGGTTTGGACCCTGAAGATGTGGCTTTGGGCTCTACGAATGAGCatttggaaattaataaaaagagctTTGGGCCCTAAAAATGATGACTTAGGCTCCAAATTGAGGCTTTTGTACCATTAGATTTGTGTTCTGTGCCTTCAAAACGTAGCTTTGGACTACAAAATTTTACAGGCTTTGTGCCAAACCCAGGTAGGTTATGGCTCAAAGCCAAGAACCTGagctttaaaaaagcttttttttacccAAAGAGTGTGCACACCTTGTACCAAGAGAGTGTTCATCCCTCAGTTGGGCATGTCCTTGAGCAGCCCGATGGGATGTGCTCTGAGCGTGAGGTTGGCCTGGGGATCTCTTGATGTTCGCTCTAAACAACACGGACCTGGGCCACGTACCTGTTTTGCTGCCTCAGGtgatgctcctgctgctcctggcaccccaagCCCTGATCGCTGCAGTCAGGACCACTCAGTCATGGAGGTGATGGGTGTGGTCTCCAGTGACTGGTGTTTAGACCTGAACTCCAAAAGGGAGGGCTGGAAGCTGTATCCTGCTAATATGGCCTTCTGAGGTTCTTTCAGCACAGACCAGAATGCCTCAGGCCTTGATTTCAGTAATTCTGCTGTCCTAAGTCCTGGTGGCTGTGGAGTGAAGACCTCAGGTTTATCGTACATCCTGGTCACAGAACTTGTTGACAGTAATTTCTGTCTGACaggaactttcttttctccttgtcctcctcctctgcagctctgaggtTCCCCTGCCTGCATttggctctgctttgctgcttggcTGCCTTGTGTGGGTTTACCCTTGGGCTGGCTAGTCACAACCAGCTTTTTTCCAGCGGAGGTTTTTCCAGCGGAGTCCTGTGGGATGGCTGGCTGCCTCCTGGGAAAGGACACAACAGGGGAAATTTGCCTGAGAATGCAACAAGCCACGTGCCTGTGTGTGCAGCCACTGGCACCTCAACTGATGGCTGCGCTCAGCTCAGGAGAGTAAAATCCCTGCGTCAGGACGCTCGGCTGACAAGCAGCTGTCCCTGAGCAGAACCATGCAGGGGACTCTCCTGAAGGGCCAGAGAGGAACCAACCCTCTGAAATGTGGGGCTTCCAGcagccccaccccagccctctgaGCGCTGCCGTCACCACTGTTGGGCAGTGATGAATGGTATGTGTTTGGGGCTGGAAACGGATTCTTCCCTGGTCCAAAAGTGAACCTGTACAGACACCAGCCTCAGATTGCCTGCCTCACCTGACCAGAGACTTCTTCTGCATCACCGTATTCTTCATTTTCCGGAATCCTGGGATTTCAATATGATTCAAGCTAGCAGCAGCAACTGAGGGCAGTTCAGCAAATGCCCCTGGAAAGTGGAAAGAGAAACCTTATCAGAAGAGCatcactgggatgctgctggccctAGTGGAATGTAGACCTGATCAGTCTTCAGAGGCAGCCGTGGCCACCTTTGAGTACTTGAGGGGCTCCAGCTCCTTGTGTCCTGGAAAACCACACAAGATGGATGGAGGCACTCATCCAGTGTCACTTCCGCAGGCCTTTCCCAAGGGTGCCCATTGCAACCATTGCATCACCCAAACAGGTCATATTTTTGGACCTTCTCTGCAGACAGGGTGTTGTTTTAAGAGAAGCCTCTCAGATCCGGGGAAGGGATGCAACGACCACGCAGACAGCCAGGGTTTGAACTGCTGTCTTACCGGGCAGGTAATCCTTGGTGTCTATCAGGTTGTGGGCAGCTACAAGGTTTCTTGCCAGGCGAAACACTGGCCTCTGGACAGACACGGCCTCATCTCCAACCTGGATCCATTTGGGGATACTGTTGGAGGAACCAAGGGCAGCAACGAGCGCTTCTGGGATCTCCCTTAGtgtgggcacaggagctggcaggggccggGTGGTGACACTGGGCACCAAGCTTCGGaacaaggtgtggctgccctgaagcttcttttggggagaaaagcctgttctgtgggagcggggcaggtggttctgctggccccgccccccgctgaCTGTTGGGCGCAGCGTCATTCGAAAGGAGtaacctccagccccagccgccccgcgcagcccgTGCAGAGCTCCTCGTCCCCGGCCGGCCTCGGCGGGCTCGCTCCTTGCCCAAAGACACGGGATCGCAGGTTCgtagcaaagcagggaaggcagacactgcatccccagcctgggaGTAACGGAGGGCTGAACGGGCAGCTGGCTCTGCGTGAGGGTGTGCCTGGGGTGGGTCTGCGCGGTCCCCCACCGCGTTGtgttggggtgccaggagcagggaggagcaggaataacgtggaagagagggaagctgaAGGCGTTTTGTCCAGGTCTTTCATCTTGACATTTTGTCCTGCTTAGCAACGTGTGGGAGAAACGCCCACTCTGTTTGGGACGGCAGGGCTGGATGTTGGTTACGTAAGGGGTGGTTTTAGTCgttgttgttttattgattACTTTCTGAGTCCAAGACTTGCTGGGCCCACGAGGGTTGGGTGATACTGGGATGTAGGGGTTTGAGTGAATTTTCGCAAGCTTCCGGGCTGGTAGATCATCCAGGGGAGGTGTCACGGCTCTGGTGCGCAGCAGCCCGGGGATGGATCTCACTCAgcggcactgggagcacccagtcccagccttgctcacaggccagagagcagctgctcctcagagagcctcatcccttccctgttGTCATTGCAGGATCTGCTCCGTCCCCTCCCTCCGCTTCAGACGCACCCCGTGAATGCCAGAGCTGCCGATGAGGCATGGCTGAGGGGTGGCAGAGCCAcgaggagacagggaaggacagagggcaggagggcagcaggagagactcGGACGATGTGGACGACAGCCTGCCCAACCTGACGTggctgctggacttctccatcatCAGCGCTAGCATGGgcaactcctcctgctgccccagcagcccggACCCCCACAGCTGTCAGGGCATCCCCAGCTTTGCCGCACCGTGCTCACCCCTGGGCACTGACTCAGTGCGCATGGAAACGCCCCACACTCCCCGcatgcccatctcctcctccagctggatgaCGGAGCACCACGTTGTGTCCACGCACCCTCAGCTGACGGAGGGCATTGACAACCAGACCAACCCCTACATCAAGCCACCCTACTCCTACACCACCCTCATCTGCATGGCGATGGAAGCCAGCAAGGAGCCCCACGTCACCCTCTCCGACATCTACAAGTGGATTACCGACAACTTCTGCTACTTCCGTCAAGCTGATCCCGTGTGGCAGGTAGGACATTTGAGAACTCTtgccctgccccatctccccttatggctgggaagggcctttcacagcttccatcgtgtaagagagagctcagggtcaTTTTTGGAGTGGAAAGGTCCCCATTGCGCTGTTggtccctgcatctcctcttgaCTCTGGAGTGAAGGTGTCTCTGTCTCCCACTTCAGCTTCCTGTAgcttgctgccctgctccatctcagaggacactctccagcacggGTGGCTTTCTAGaatgtggtggggcaggaggcacctggattgctcctccctctgctctagtTATTCCCAGCCCAAATCCAGAGCGTGCCAGCTATCCTGCACCACTGctcccccaggcagggctgagctaaaCCTTTCTTAGCCCCCCGCCCAGGAActgtccaccacctccctgggcaagtgGGTGTCTGGAGGCTATTGAAGCCCACCAGAGAGAAAGGTAGGGAAGCCCTTGGTCCCTCTCCAGGGCCACAGGTGTTCCCCAGACTCCCCGTGCTGGGAAACTTACGGCAGGGACTCTATGGGAGAAGCTGAGTACCAGAATCTTGACTTTCTCTTGCAAACTCATGGCTGGATATTCACCacacttttaattcaaagtgttcattgacagaaggaagagatgcaggaggtACACAAGGTtcttgcagggaggaaggattaATATATTAACCCACCAGGAAAtatggctggaaaagcagaaaatcctctttttctttctttctcttccccatagtcttccccccacctcctttaagcagtggctgatgaggatgcagtgattttacccggagctcctctgggccagaaggcacctctggggacacacagggctggggtgggacagcCCCCGTGCCTCTCCAGTTTTGCCCGTCCGGTTTgtgtcagcctggcagcaggcagacatGTGCCTGTATTTTAGCAAACCGCTTTCCCCGCAACACTAACAGGAGGTGTGGGTCAAGCTGGGGATGCGAGGAGGGCCCTGATGGTGCTGTCCACCATGGTGATGCCACATGTTGCCGCTGGTCATGGGGCCACATGGATGTaaagaccctcctcttcctcctggctgcaaAGATGCTTCTCCACCAGCCTCCCCACGCAGATAGTTGCGGCACCAGCCGATGATTGTtccaccttgtttttttttctcttttttcccagaacTCCATCCGGCACAACCTCTCCTCAAACAAGCGCTTCATCAAGGTGCCTCGAGAGAAGGACAAGCCAGGGAGAGGTGGCTTTTGGAAGCTTGACCCGCAATACGTTGAGCAGCTCAAGAGCGGtgccttcaaaaagcagaggatgcgCCCAGTGCAGATCCACCCAGCCTCCACTGCGAAAGCCCAGCAAGAAGCACAGCGTGGTGCCTCCCTGGCTGCTTCAGCTTGTGCCTCCAATAAAGTCCTCTCTGTCAACCTggagtcacagctgctgctgaaagagtttGAAGAAGGTCTTGGCAACCAGAACTGGAATCCAGTGGATGGCAAAAGAGGGCTCAAGCGCAAGCAGCCCTTGC from Phaenicophaeus curvirostris isolate KB17595 chromosome 3, BPBGC_Pcur_1.0, whole genome shotgun sequence harbors:
- the LOC138718600 gene encoding forkhead box protein J1-like, whose protein sequence is MAEGWQSHEETGKDRGQEGSRRDSDDVDDSLPNLTWLLDFSIISASMGNSSCCPSSPDPHSCQGIPSFAAPCSPLGTDSVRMETPHTPRMPISSSSWMTEHHVVSTHPQLTEGIDNQTNPYIKPPYSYTTLICMAMEASKEPHVTLSDIYKWITDNFCYFRQADPVWQNSIRHNLSSNKRFIKVPREKDKPGRGGFWKLDPQYVEQLKSGAFKKQRMRPVQIHPASTAKAQQEAQRGASLAASACASNKVLSVNLESQLLLKEFEEGNGNQNWNPVDGKRGLKRKQPLPKQTAKACRLSNSALLSQEEQTQLGSLKGDSDPSLNREVSTFGDLELLSPVSLKTLNLELMAQGHHFECPQGPEQVLTESSQNSLSLDESFVATSFLQHLCDEGTSDLSNSANAEQLFEVNDASVIADVSNWINLDSLL
- the LOC138718509 gene encoding forkhead box protein J1-like gives rise to the protein MAEGWQSHEETGKDRGQEGSRRDSDDVDDSLPNLTWLLDFSIISASMGNSSCCPSSPDPHSCQGIPSFAAPCSPLGTDSVRMETPHTPRMPISSSSWMTEHHVVSTHPQLTEGIDNQTNPYIKPPYSYTTLICMAMEASKEPHVTLSDIYKWITDNFCYFRQADPVWQNSIRHNLSSNKRFIKVPREKDKPGRGGFWKLDPQYVEQLKSGAFKKQRMRPVQIHPASTAKAQQEAQRGASLAASACASNKVLSVNLESQLLLKEFEEGLGNQNWNPVDGKRGLKRKQPLPKQTAKACRLSNSALLSQEEQTQLGSLKGDSDPSLNREVSTFGDLELLSPVSLKTLNLELMAQGHHFECPQGPEQVLTESSQNSLSLDESFVATSFLQHLCDEGTSDLSNSANAEQLFEVNDASVIADVSNWINLDSLL